The nucleotide window ACCCTCAAAAATCTTCTTTTACCAACTTTAATAACAACTTCTTTTCTTTTAAATAACATGTGATTCATGTCAGATATTTTTTCGCCTTCGACTCGAACTGCACCTTGCTTAAGCATTCGCCGTGCATCACCTTTACTTTTCGTTAATCCTTCTGCCGTAATAATCTCGATTAAAAGTTCGTCTTCTTTTAATACCACCTCATCCATTTCATCCGGGATGTCTTTATTTACAACCACGCGGTCAAAATATTGTTCTGCCGATAGAGCAGCGTCGTTTCCATGATATAATGCAACGATGGCTCTAGCCAATTCCCTCTTTATATCACGAGGATTTATGGATGGGTCCTCCAATTGTTGATGCACTTTTAATACTGTCTCAGTATCTGCATCGGCTGCCAATATAAAATATTTTTCAATCATTTCATCAGAAATAGACATGGATTTTCCATACATATCTTCGGGAGAATCTGTGAGGCCAATATCATTCCCATAAGATTTCGACATTTTTTCCACGCCGTCAGTCCCCTCTAATAATGGCAATGTAATAATTGCTTGAGGTGCTTGATTGTATTCGCGCTGGAGGTCACGTCCCACCAATAAATTGAATTTCTGATCAGTCCCACCCAATTCAACATCCGCTTTTAATTCAACCGAATCCATCCCTTGCGCCAACGGATACATAAATTCATGGATGGAAATTGGAATTTCAGATTGGTAACGCTTAGTAAAATCATCCCGTTCTAACATTCGCGCTACTGTATAATGGCTGGAGAGTCTAATCACATCACTAAAAAGCATTTTATTCAGCCAAGTAGAATTATAAACGATTTTTATTGATTCACTATCAAGGATATGACCAGCTTGTTCGATATAGGATTCAGCGTTTGCTTTTGCTTCTTCTAAAGTGAGTTGTGGCCGTGTTTTATTTCGCCCGGAAGGATCGCCTATCATAGCCGTAAAGTCACCAATGACTAAAATCGCTTGATGACCCAAATCCTGGAAATGTCGCAATTTCCGAAGAACAACGCCATGACCAACATGAAGATCTGGACGACTGGGGTCACAGCCCAACTTTATGTTTAAGGGCGTACCGGAAACCTTCGATTTTTCTAATTTTTTCTTGAGTTCTTCTTTGGGAATAATTTCTTCAGCACCTCGGCTGATGAGTTCCCATTGTTTATCTATACTTAAAAATGTCATTATCTATTCCGTAATTCTCTTTGAGTGTCCCTTTTAATATCGCGTTCACGAATTGAAGCTTTTTTATCATATGTCTTTTTACCTTTTGCAATTCCAACCTCCAGCTTAGCCCATCCTTTAGTATTGAAATAGATTTGCAATGGAACCGCCGTTAATCCTTTTTGATCCAAAGACAATTTAATTTTATCAAT belongs to Candidatus Neomarinimicrobiota bacterium and includes:
- a CDS encoding tyrosine--tRNA ligase; amino-acid sequence: MMTFLSIDKQWELISRGAEEIIPKEELKKKLEKSKVSGTPLNIKLGCDPSRPDLHVGHGVVLRKLRHFQDLGHQAILVIGDFTAMIGDPSGRNKTRPQLTLEEAKANAESYIEQAGHILDSESIKIVYNSTWLNKMLFSDVIRLSSHYTVARMLERDDFTKRYQSEIPISIHEFMYPLAQGMDSVELKADVELGGTDQKFNLLVGRDLQREYNQAPQAIITLPLLEGTDGVEKMSKSYGNDIGLTDSPEDMYGKSMSISDEMIEKYFILAADADTETVLKVHQQLEDPSINPRDIKRELARAIVALYHGNDAALSAEQYFDRVVVNKDIPDEMDEVVLKEDELLIEIITAEGLTKSKGDARRMLKQGAVRVEGEKISDMNHMLFKRKEVVIKVGKRRFLRV